In a single window of the Pandoraea pulmonicola genome:
- the urtA gene encoding urea ABC transporter substrate-binding protein, whose amino-acid sequence MAPNLFAQSKQPIKVGILHSLSGTMAISETSLKDVALMTIADINARGGVMGRPLEAVVVDPASNWPLFAEKARQLLTKDKVAAVFGCWTSVSRKSVLPVFEELNGLLYYPVQYEGEEMSKNVFYTGAAPNQQAIPAVEYLMGKEGGGAKRFFLLGTDYVYPRTTNKILRAFLHSKGVDDKDIQEVYTPFGHSDYQTIVANIKQFAQGGKTAVVSTINGDSNVPFYKELGNQGLKATDVPVVAFSVGEEELRGIDTKPLVGHLAAWNYFMSVKNPTNDSFKKQWFTYVKAKSLPGGDKRVTNDPMEATYVGMHMWKQAVEKAGSVDVDKVRTAMIGQSFKSPDGFDMVMDGNHHLHKPVMIGEIRPDGQFNVVWKTKATVRAQPWSPFIAGNEGKPDKV is encoded by the coding sequence ATGGCGCCCAACTTGTTCGCGCAGAGCAAGCAGCCCATCAAGGTCGGTATCCTGCATTCGCTCTCGGGCACGATGGCCATCTCGGAGACGTCGCTCAAGGACGTGGCGCTCATGACCATCGCCGACATCAACGCCCGCGGCGGCGTGATGGGGCGCCCGCTCGAAGCCGTGGTGGTCGACCCCGCGTCGAACTGGCCGCTCTTTGCCGAGAAGGCGCGCCAGTTGCTCACCAAGGACAAGGTCGCCGCCGTATTCGGCTGCTGGACCTCCGTCTCGCGCAAGTCGGTCCTGCCCGTCTTCGAAGAACTCAACGGCCTGCTCTATTACCCGGTGCAGTACGAAGGCGAGGAGATGTCGAAGAACGTCTTCTACACCGGCGCCGCGCCGAACCAGCAAGCCATCCCCGCCGTGGAATACCTGATGGGCAAGGAAGGCGGCGGCGCCAAGCGTTTCTTCCTGCTCGGCACCGATTACGTCTATCCGCGCACGACCAACAAGATCCTGCGCGCGTTCCTGCATTCGAAGGGCGTGGACGACAAGGACATCCAGGAGGTCTACACGCCGTTCGGCCACAGCGACTATCAGACCATCGTCGCCAACATCAAACAGTTCGCGCAAGGCGGCAAGACGGCCGTGGTCTCGACCATCAACGGCGACTCGAACGTGCCGTTCTACAAGGAACTGGGCAACCAGGGCCTGAAAGCCACCGACGTGCCCGTCGTGGCGTTCTCCGTGGGCGAAGAGGAGTTGCGCGGCATCGACACGAAACCGCTCGTGGGCCACCTCGCCGCATGGAACTACTTCATGTCGGTCAAGAACCCGACCAACGACTCGTTCAAGAAGCAGTGGTTCACCTACGTCAAGGCCAAGAGCCTGCCGGGCGGCGACAAGCGCGTGACGAACGATCCGATGGAAGCCACCTACGTCGGCATGCACATGTGGAAGCAGGCCGTGGAAAAGGCCGGCAGCGTGGACGTCGACAAGGTGCGCACCGCCATGATCGGTCAGAGCTTCAAATCGCCGGACGGCTTCGACATGGTCATGGACGGCAACCACCACCTGCACAAGCCGGTGATGATCGGCGAAATCCGCCCCGACGGTCAGTTCAACGTGGTGTGGAAGACCAAGGCGACCGTGCGCGCACAACCGTGGAGCCCGTTCATTGCGGGCAATGAAGGCAAGCCCGACAAGGTCTGA
- a CDS encoding MFS transporter: MTDAIAGRAAPPSEPGHVRKLGRRYAAVLAACQALYTAALSVDLTLTGLVGYMLASDKGYATLPFSLITVASAITTIFASMLIQRMGQRFGFALGAGFGTLGGLVSVMAIYQGHFAMFCAGTACVGVFQAFARYYRLAAADVVPLEDKPRAISVVLTGGVLAAVIGPALAAGSKDWLAPVTFAGSYLVVTLLSGVSLVLLVGFLRDLPVHAAGGPAGDAGALPARPLGEIMRQPIYMAALANNLIGFMVMMFVMTATPIAAVACGHSIDDGAHIIEWHLVGMYAPSFFSGHLVKRWGVVPVLLAGIAMSALCGVLALASTSLPYFYAALAFLGVGWNFMFVGGTTLLTMSYRPAERARAQAANEFITFAGTALASLFAGQLLARFGWATINQATFPLLALAALATVWYAVDAKRRETPVTA; the protein is encoded by the coding sequence ATGACCGATGCCATCGCCGGGCGCGCCGCGCCCCCTTCCGAACCGGGACACGTGCGCAAGCTGGGCCGCCGTTACGCGGCAGTGCTCGCGGCCTGTCAGGCGCTCTACACCGCCGCGCTGTCCGTCGATCTCACGCTGACCGGGCTGGTCGGCTACATGCTGGCGTCCGACAAGGGGTACGCCACGCTGCCGTTCTCGCTGATCACGGTGGCGTCGGCGATCACGACGATCTTCGCGTCGATGCTGATCCAGCGCATGGGGCAGCGCTTCGGCTTCGCGCTGGGGGCGGGGTTCGGCACGCTCGGCGGTCTGGTGTCCGTGATGGCGATCTACCAGGGGCACTTCGCGATGTTCTGCGCCGGTACGGCGTGCGTCGGCGTGTTTCAGGCGTTTGCGCGTTACTACCGTCTGGCCGCGGCGGATGTCGTACCGCTCGAAGACAAGCCGCGCGCGATCTCGGTGGTGCTCACGGGCGGCGTGCTGGCCGCGGTGATCGGCCCGGCGTTGGCGGCGGGCAGCAAGGACTGGCTGGCGCCGGTGACGTTCGCGGGATCGTATCTCGTCGTTACGCTGCTCTCGGGCGTCTCGCTCGTGTTGCTCGTGGGCTTTCTGCGCGATCTGCCGGTGCATGCGGCCGGTGGTCCGGCGGGAGACGCCGGGGCGCTGCCGGCGAGGCCCCTCGGCGAGATCATGCGTCAACCGATCTACATGGCGGCGCTCGCCAACAACCTGATCGGCTTCATGGTGATGATGTTCGTGATGACGGCAACGCCAATCGCCGCCGTCGCATGCGGGCACAGCATCGACGACGGTGCGCACATCATCGAATGGCATCTGGTCGGGATGTATGCGCCGTCGTTCTTCTCGGGGCATCTGGTCAAGCGCTGGGGTGTGGTGCCGGTGTTGCTCGCAGGCATTGCGATGAGCGCGCTGTGCGGCGTGCTGGCGCTCGCGTCGACGAGCCTGCCGTATTTCTACGCGGCGCTCGCGTTCCTCGGCGTCGGCTGGAACTTCATGTTCGTGGGCGGCACGACGCTGCTCACGATGTCGTATCGTCCGGCCGAGCGTGCGCGCGCGCAGGCGGCCAACGAGTTCATCACCTTTGCCGGGACGGCGCTCGCGAGTCTCTTTGCCGGGCAACTGCTGGCGCGCTTCGGCTGGGCGACCATCAACCAGGCGACCTTCCCGCTGCTCGCGCTCGCGGCGCTCGCGACGGTGTGGTACGCCGTCGATGCGAAGCGTCGCGAAACGCCGGTGACGGCATGA
- a CDS encoding GlxA family transcriptional regulator, whose protein sequence is MTQPRLVAFLIVPPFVLLDLAGPLDAFHAVNRNFTEQGLGTPYRTVVVSEHGGPVETGSGITLHTEPMRALEAMHVDTLIAVGGAVAHRPAVPGPVGEWLRGYAPRVRRVCSVCVGAFILGSAGLLDGRRATTHWLDTAMLQTCFPNARVESDPIYVREGPVWTSAGITAGIDLGLALVEDDCGVDVALQAARRLVVFLKRAGGQSQFSPPLQEQVAAGAPFSELHAWMAERLDGDLSVARLAEQANMSPRTFARSYLARTGSTPAKAVERMRLEAARFALLDSDASLKRIAARVGFGDEQNLRRAFQRQYGVTPAAYRERFGMTQGSSPGASSGSSLDATDGATMRHSAFA, encoded by the coding sequence ATGACACAACCTCGTCTCGTCGCTTTCCTCATCGTGCCGCCGTTCGTGCTGCTGGATCTGGCCGGGCCGCTCGACGCGTTCCATGCCGTCAACCGCAATTTCACGGAGCAGGGGCTCGGCACGCCATATCGCACCGTGGTGGTGTCGGAGCATGGCGGGCCGGTGGAGACGGGGTCGGGCATCACGCTGCACACCGAGCCGATGCGCGCGCTCGAGGCGATGCACGTCGACACGTTGATCGCGGTGGGCGGCGCGGTGGCGCATCGCCCGGCGGTGCCGGGGCCGGTCGGCGAGTGGCTGCGCGGCTATGCACCGCGCGTGCGACGCGTGTGTTCGGTGTGCGTGGGCGCGTTCATCCTGGGCTCGGCGGGGTTGCTCGACGGCCGTCGAGCCACGACGCATTGGCTCGATACGGCGATGTTGCAGACGTGCTTTCCGAATGCACGGGTCGAGTCCGATCCGATTTATGTACGCGAGGGCCCGGTGTGGACCTCGGCGGGGATCACGGCGGGCATCGATCTCGGGCTGGCGTTGGTGGAGGACGACTGTGGCGTCGATGTGGCGTTGCAGGCGGCGCGCCGGCTCGTGGTGTTTCTGAAGCGCGCGGGCGGGCAGTCGCAGTTCAGCCCGCCGTTGCAGGAGCAGGTGGCGGCAGGCGCGCCGTTCAGCGAACTGCATGCATGGATGGCGGAGCGGCTCGATGGGGATCTGTCGGTGGCGCGCCTTGCCGAGCAGGCGAACATGAGTCCGCGCACGTTTGCGCGCAGCTACCTTGCCCGGACGGGTTCGACGCCGGCGAAGGCGGTCGAACGCATGCGTCTGGAGGCGGCGCGCTTCGCGTTGCTGGACTCCGATGCGTCGCTCAAGCGCATTGCCGCGCGCGTGGGCTTCGGCGATGAACAGAACCTGCGCCGCGCGTTCCAGCGTCAGTACGGCGTGACGCCGGCAGCGTACCGGGAGCGGTTCGGGATGACGCAGGGTTCGTCGCCGGGGGCGTCGTCGGGTTCGTCGCTGGATGCGACGGACGGCGCAACCATGCGGCACTCGGCCTTCGCTTAG
- a CDS encoding PipA/GogA/GtgA family type III secretion system effector codes for MLRSLHLMWPSAPLDPASRAPSIGEMAATFAAMSNASVASELAQLRLMRRLVASHVLERGTAICRFVQRMTLNDADWFTSPADTCAIAETLARLALLQPPSLHDVLSKFGLEGANLPVNVTRLAAQKASPLDILRIVQYRHGRSLDAAVRPDYTWRGQLSDDSFDEAAAIHRLSTPHWHDVDGNANFRHISACYERLLGDELAHLQLAAHLIPTRPPVNGSHGIWFDGMALRGTAGMSIDTLATALRARTDNFPTPAMLIGDSGTACRGRPLVAPASGKIAPNVTTSALDINVALRTYLRELAESSEFRFGTPLQSAATTVLRLGAYHDLPPVPMETPAQVLQAFVALRRAWLAKPRYPIDPMHVAAAHLEQSSRAANAPLSPGRAVRSHGAPDVVAFARRLMAYAPWPPPPSHEATGTAQDADNLPASTRQSAFLSLGSRTVRTRFIGMVTKRRRPSQASPRVATGDPAAMALVKAEELMRLSHSSPDDDKLRELAGALRDEWARLSAASHPQSLNTDEKLAITHDLLEELIISRPISHVVDAASRGDVRAVLDMAPFIMPAYEIEEGLRTGNSTRALNGAIRFGVDALFVWLGGVAERSLQNSLRVAVEQMRMPPFERAASATLSRIGPEFEAFEMQALDSLRHEHIQLDPYDAISDVTVVPRSYREMPLPRRVASSPSMEPLTADQFELARRRSVASLPRLGADDDFLPSSGMTAARDELLRQRETVIGMMRFLPDRRRGSLTNVIHGVGRALYCAMPMNEGEVISVRSLLNPKSAEGAAIIDSLDDLCSRSRILQALVERALDAGLGPWDVHIVDGESPRFAPGMDALILPPESQLTSRYQYESPTGKRRFTTEQAALHELLHGLTSLGDATAAGQRGPIVYLTDRIGHQAGRTWEERVAYRAFDSNGALRPEILLQHRLEATRWMHDEDMLIDRYMRKEFGITAQTHVDGEPVANRHTVQDLTRFVDALGMFDFPDRLHANFVSSPSDSRLGVTDDLRSMFERLGADFAIFRALTSLWSRSEARLPWRIQITPQSASAGTRRGWAGSPWRIDRERATIHLDVTPVYCLTASGPRLLTVERRNVGLLIDLVTSDLHVGEIADPATERGFKVYLEDKLLQLPLAETRVASALSYDPETLLPFVTRARRAAFDEDAYLEILI; via the coding sequence ATGCTTCGCTCGTTGCACCTCATGTGGCCGTCCGCCCCGCTCGATCCCGCCTCGCGAGCCCCCTCGATCGGCGAAATGGCCGCGACCTTCGCCGCAATGTCGAACGCCAGTGTCGCCAGTGAATTGGCACAACTTCGCCTGATGCGCAGGCTCGTCGCGTCCCACGTGCTCGAGCGCGGCACCGCCATATGCCGGTTCGTGCAACGCATGACGCTGAACGACGCCGACTGGTTCACATCCCCGGCCGACACCTGCGCCATCGCCGAGACGTTGGCGCGCCTCGCTTTGCTGCAACCACCCTCGCTGCACGACGTGCTTTCGAAGTTCGGTCTCGAGGGCGCCAACCTGCCCGTCAACGTGACCCGCCTCGCGGCGCAAAAGGCGTCCCCGCTCGATATCCTGCGCATCGTGCAATATCGGCATGGCCGCTCCCTCGATGCTGCCGTCCGCCCCGATTACACTTGGCGCGGCCAGCTTTCCGACGACTCGTTCGACGAGGCCGCCGCCATCCATCGGCTCAGCACGCCACATTGGCACGACGTCGACGGCAATGCGAATTTCCGCCACATCTCGGCCTGCTACGAACGCCTGCTGGGCGATGAACTTGCCCATTTGCAACTCGCCGCCCACCTGATACCGACCCGGCCGCCAGTGAACGGCTCCCATGGCATCTGGTTCGACGGTATGGCCTTGCGCGGCACGGCCGGTATGTCCATCGACACCCTCGCCACCGCGTTGCGGGCGCGTACCGACAATTTCCCCACGCCTGCGATGCTCATTGGCGACAGCGGCACGGCATGTCGCGGCAGACCGCTCGTCGCACCGGCCAGCGGCAAGATAGCGCCGAACGTCACCACCTCCGCGCTCGACATCAACGTCGCGTTGCGTACCTATCTTCGCGAGTTGGCGGAGAGCAGCGAGTTTCGATTCGGCACACCCCTGCAGTCGGCGGCGACCACCGTACTCAGGCTCGGGGCCTATCATGACCTGCCGCCCGTTCCAATGGAGACACCGGCGCAGGTGTTGCAGGCGTTTGTGGCGCTTCGCCGAGCCTGGCTGGCCAAGCCGCGCTATCCGATCGATCCGATGCACGTTGCGGCCGCTCATCTCGAGCAAAGCAGTCGAGCCGCAAACGCGCCGCTGTCGCCAGGCCGCGCGGTGCGATCGCATGGCGCGCCTGACGTTGTCGCGTTCGCCCGACGTCTCATGGCCTACGCGCCATGGCCCCCGCCGCCGTCGCACGAGGCAACCGGCACAGCGCAGGATGCCGACAACTTGCCGGCGAGCACCCGGCAGTCTGCATTCCTGTCGCTCGGTAGCCGGACCGTACGAACACGGTTCATCGGTATGGTTACCAAACGCCGCCGGCCCTCGCAGGCGTCACCCCGCGTCGCCACCGGCGACCCTGCCGCCATGGCTCTCGTCAAAGCCGAAGAATTGATGCGCCTGTCTCACTCGTCGCCCGATGACGACAAGCTTCGCGAGTTGGCCGGTGCACTGCGTGACGAATGGGCGCGATTATCCGCGGCAAGCCACCCTCAGTCACTGAACACCGATGAAAAGCTGGCCATCACACACGATCTTCTTGAAGAGCTGATCATCAGCCGGCCGATTTCCCATGTCGTCGACGCCGCATCCCGAGGCGACGTTCGGGCGGTGCTCGATATGGCGCCCTTCATCATGCCCGCCTACGAGATCGAGGAAGGTTTGCGCACGGGCAACAGTACGAGAGCGCTCAATGGCGCCATCCGTTTCGGCGTGGACGCCCTGTTCGTTTGGTTGGGTGGCGTGGCCGAGCGCTCGCTCCAGAATTCGTTACGGGTCGCGGTCGAGCAAATGCGCATGCCGCCTTTCGAGCGGGCAGCCTCGGCCACGCTTTCGCGAATCGGGCCGGAATTCGAGGCTTTCGAAATGCAAGCGCTCGATTCTCTGCGACACGAGCACATTCAACTCGATCCCTACGATGCCATTTCCGACGTCACCGTGGTGCCGAGGTCATATCGGGAGATGCCACTGCCTCGTCGCGTTGCCAGCTCGCCCTCCATGGAGCCATTGACTGCCGATCAATTCGAGTTGGCGCGGCGCCGCAGCGTTGCAAGCTTGCCTCGGTTGGGCGCCGACGACGATTTCCTGCCGTCGTCCGGCATGACGGCAGCGCGCGACGAATTGTTGCGACAACGCGAAACCGTCATCGGAATGATGCGATTTCTGCCCGACAGGCGCCGTGGCTCGTTGACGAACGTCATTCACGGTGTGGGGCGTGCGTTGTACTGTGCAATGCCCATGAATGAAGGCGAGGTCATCTCCGTGCGATCGCTGCTGAACCCGAAGTCCGCCGAGGGCGCCGCCATCATCGACTCGCTCGATGACCTCTGCAGTCGTTCCCGAATTCTGCAAGCGCTCGTCGAGCGCGCGCTGGATGCCGGCCTGGGGCCTTGGGATGTGCACATCGTCGACGGCGAGTCGCCCCGCTTTGCGCCGGGCATGGACGCCCTGATATTGCCGCCGGAGTCGCAACTGACATCGCGCTACCAATACGAGTCGCCGACGGGAAAGCGACGCTTCACGACCGAGCAGGCGGCACTGCACGAACTTCTGCACGGCTTGACGTCGCTCGGCGACGCCACCGCCGCCGGGCAACGCGGTCCGATCGTCTACCTTACCGATCGAATCGGCCATCAAGCCGGTAGAACCTGGGAAGAGCGTGTCGCGTATCGCGCATTCGATTCCAACGGCGCCCTCCGACCCGAGATTCTCCTGCAACACCGTCTCGAGGCAACGCGCTGGATGCACGATGAAGACATGCTGATCGATCGATATATGCGCAAGGAGTTCGGCATCACGGCGCAGACTCACGTGGACGGCGAACCCGTCGCCAACCGGCACACCGTCCAGGATCTCACGCGATTCGTCGACGCACTCGGTATGTTCGATTTTCCGGATCGGTTGCACGCCAATTTCGTAAGCTCGCCGTCGGACAGTCGGCTTGGCGTCACGGACGATCTGCGAAGCATGTTCGAACGCCTCGGTGCCGATTTCGCCATTTTCCGCGCGCTGACAAGCCTTTGGTCCCGGTCGGAAGCCAGGCTGCCATGGCGAATACAAATCACCCCCCAAAGCGCATCGGCCGGCACGCGCAGGGGATGGGCCGGGAGCCCCTGGCGCATCGATCGCGAGCGGGCCACGATTCACCTCGATGTCACGCCGGTATATTGTCTGACGGCGTCAGGGCCGCGCCTGCTCACGGTCGAACGACGTAATGTGGGCTTGCTGATCGATCTGGTGACCAGCGATCTGCACGTCGGCGAAATCGCCGATCCGGCCACGGAGCGGGGGTTCAAGGTCTATCTGGAGGACAAGCTGCTGCAACTGCCGCTTGCCGAAACGCGCGTGGCTTCCGCGCTGTCGTACGATCCCGAGACACTGCTCCCGTTCGTCACTCGGGCACGACGCGCGGCATTCGACGAAGATGCCTATCTGGAGATCCTGATCTAA
- a CDS encoding PLP-dependent aminotransferase family protein encodes MVQPLAFSLNRAQPEALVDQIVREVERALQRQTLHAGMRMPSIRSLAKAHGISTFTVVEAYDRLVARGTLVARRGAGFFVAGAADAHETGAPGRGGSLATGASASEVTNAWLLSEIFADDSIAVKSGCGWLPDSWLDEDGLHGALRSLSKGPGAHFAHYGHPHGYGLLRQWLTRRLGELSIDAPPEQIVLTHGATQALDLVVRTLLKPGDTVLVEAPAYCNLLAVLRLAGLNVVGIARTEAGLDLAALEQAAQTHRPRALFVNPALQNPLGTSLTPALAHRVLQCAEQHGFWIVEDDIYRELAPAGTPSLAAMDGLSRVIYVSSFSKTISPSVRVGYLACSRELAHEIARSKMVAGLTSSEINERIVHAILTEGRHRKHIERLSDRLTRSRARLITQLQSHGVTLLAQPEGGMFVCGSLPETALPARELAEAALLESIMLAPGEFFLPHNDPCHWFRFNVAYSDDARLFRFLDRAATEKPMTTAGCSSRSQ; translated from the coding sequence ATGGTCCAGCCGCTCGCCTTTTCCCTGAACCGCGCCCAGCCGGAAGCGCTGGTCGACCAGATCGTGCGCGAGGTCGAACGTGCACTGCAGCGCCAGACGTTGCACGCGGGCATGCGCATGCCGTCGATCCGCTCCCTGGCGAAGGCGCACGGCATCAGCACATTCACCGTGGTGGAAGCGTACGACCGGCTCGTCGCGCGCGGCACGCTGGTGGCGCGCCGCGGGGCTGGCTTCTTCGTCGCCGGCGCGGCCGACGCGCACGAGACGGGGGCACCGGGCCGGGGCGGCTCGCTGGCGACGGGTGCGTCGGCGAGCGAAGTGACGAATGCATGGCTGCTCTCGGAAATCTTCGCGGACGACTCCATCGCGGTGAAGAGCGGTTGCGGCTGGCTGCCGGACAGCTGGCTCGACGAAGACGGGTTGCACGGTGCGCTGCGTTCGCTGTCGAAGGGGCCGGGCGCCCACTTCGCGCATTACGGTCATCCGCACGGCTATGGCCTGCTGCGGCAGTGGCTCACGCGCCGGCTCGGCGAGCTGTCCATCGACGCACCGCCCGAACAGATCGTGCTCACGCACGGCGCGACGCAGGCGCTCGATCTCGTCGTGCGTACGCTGCTCAAGCCGGGCGACACCGTGCTGGTCGAGGCGCCGGCGTACTGCAATCTGCTGGCGGTGTTGCGGCTGGCGGGACTGAACGTCGTGGGCATCGCCCGCACCGAGGCGGGTCTGGATCTCGCCGCGCTGGAACAGGCGGCGCAGACGCACCGTCCGCGAGCGCTCTTCGTCAATCCGGCGTTGCAGAATCCGTTGGGGACGTCGCTCACGCCGGCGCTCGCGCATCGTGTCCTGCAATGTGCCGAGCAGCATGGCTTCTGGATCGTCGAGGACGACATCTACCGCGAGCTGGCGCCGGCGGGTACGCCGTCGCTCGCCGCGATGGACGGGCTGTCACGCGTGATCTACGTATCGAGTTTCTCGAAGACGATTTCGCCGTCGGTGCGCGTGGGCTACCTGGCGTGTTCGCGCGAGCTGGCGCACGAGATTGCGCGCAGCAAGATGGTGGCGGGGCTGACGTCGTCCGAAATCAACGAGCGCATCGTGCATGCGATCCTGACCGAGGGGCGCCACCGCAAGCACATCGAGCGCCTGTCGGACCGGCTGACGCGCTCGCGCGCACGCCTCATCACGCAATTGCAGTCGCATGGGGTAACGTTGCTGGCGCAGCCCGAGGGCGGCATGTTCGTGTGCGGCAGCTTGCCGGAGACGGCGCTCCCGGCGCGCGAACTGGCCGAAGCCGCGCTGCTCGAGAGCATCATGCTCGCGCCGGGCGAGTTCTTCCTGCCGCACAACGATCCTTGCCACTGGTTCCGCTTCAACGTCGCGTATTCGGACGACGCGCGTCTGTTCCGTTTTCTGGATCGCGCAGCGACCGAAAAGCCGATGACAACGGCCGGTTGTTCCTCTCGATCCCAGTGA
- a CDS encoding aspartate aminotransferase family protein → MNMKDLNLDMTAFWMPFTNNRQFKSSPRLLVKAEGMYYTSSDNRRILDGTAGLWCVNAGHCRTEIVEAIRQQAGEMDFAPTFQMGHPKAFEAASKIAAITPQGLDRVFFTNSGSESVDTALKIALAYHRARGEGQRTRLIGRERGYHGVGFGGISVGGISPNRKAYSGQLLPAVDHLPHTLNIKEAAFTKGQPTWGAHLADELERIVALHDASTIAAVIVEPLAGSTGVLVPPQGYLQKLREICDRHGILLIFDEVITGLGRLGKPFAAQYFGVTPDIMTMAKGVNNAAVPMGAVTVKTSVHDTIVDAGNAGAIEFFHGYTYSGHPLAAAAACAALDLYRNEGLFERAATLAPHFEKAIHGLRDLPNVIDIRNLGMVGGIELATRDGKPGARAHEIFVKCFEKGALIRYTGDILAFSPPLIVSEAQIDELFGIVGEAIRETA, encoded by the coding sequence ATGAACATGAAAGACCTGAATCTCGACATGACGGCGTTCTGGATGCCGTTCACCAACAACCGCCAGTTCAAAAGCTCGCCGCGCCTGCTGGTCAAGGCCGAGGGCATGTACTACACGTCGTCGGACAATCGCCGCATCCTCGACGGCACGGCCGGCCTCTGGTGCGTGAACGCCGGTCACTGCCGCACCGAGATCGTGGAAGCGATCCGCCAGCAGGCCGGTGAGATGGACTTCGCACCGACGTTCCAGATGGGGCACCCGAAGGCGTTCGAAGCCGCGAGCAAGATCGCCGCGATCACGCCGCAGGGCCTCGATCGCGTCTTCTTCACGAACTCGGGTTCGGAGTCGGTCGACACGGCGCTCAAGATCGCGTTGGCTTACCATCGCGCCCGCGGCGAAGGGCAGCGCACGCGCCTCATCGGCCGCGAGCGCGGCTATCACGGTGTGGGCTTCGGCGGCATCTCGGTCGGCGGCATCTCGCCGAACCGCAAGGCGTATTCGGGTCAGTTGCTGCCGGCCGTCGATCACCTGCCGCACACCCTCAACATCAAGGAAGCCGCCTTCACGAAGGGCCAGCCGACGTGGGGCGCTCATCTGGCTGACGAGCTCGAGCGCATCGTCGCGCTGCATGACGCATCGACCATCGCGGCCGTGATCGTCGAGCCGCTCGCCGGCTCCACGGGCGTGCTGGTGCCGCCCCAAGGCTATCTGCAGAAGCTGCGCGAAATCTGCGACAGGCATGGCATCCTGCTGATCTTCGACGAAGTGATTACCGGCCTGGGCCGTCTGGGCAAGCCGTTCGCCGCGCAGTATTTCGGCGTGACGCCGGACATCATGACGATGGCCAAGGGCGTGAACAACGCGGCCGTGCCGATGGGCGCCGTCACCGTGAAGACAAGCGTGCACGACACCATCGTCGACGCGGGCAACGCGGGCGCCATCGAGTTCTTCCACGGCTACACGTACTCCGGTCATCCGCTGGCGGCGGCTGCTGCCTGCGCGGCCCTCGATCTGTACAGGAACGAAGGCCTGTTCGAGCGTGCCGCGACCCTTGCGCCGCACTTCGAGAAGGCCATTCACGGTCTGCGCGATCTGCCGAACGTCATCGACATTCGCAACCTCGGCATGGTCGGCGGTATCGAACTGGCCACGCGCGACGGCAAGCCGGGCGCGCGTGCGCACGAGATCTTCGTCAAATGCTTCGAGAAGGGTGCGTTGATCCGTTACACGGGCGACATCCTCGCGTTTTCGCCGCCGCTCATCGTGAGCGAAGCCCAGATCGACGAATTGTTCGGCATCGTCGGCGAAGCCATCCGCGAGACGGCTTAA